From Erwinia sp. HDF1-3R, one genomic window encodes:
- a CDS encoding autotransporter outer membrane beta-barrel domain-containing protein, which produces MQISNFKRKTLKTDRYRKDIIIILTFNIISSLTILPAHAVLLTDGQTGTVSEYSSRVAWDVRDSTLNVLQGGKTQGIMLWTGILNMEGGDTYNMPGATLLTQAISLQSNSQATINNSIINNGLAQRGIAIGVGFNSKATVTSSVLNANGRGFSTSTLNSFLVLNDSVVTGKDDGLTNQFGGGIGGTVFDGTVQASNSTITGDKLGLMLLLDEDESQPVAILNNTHIISNNGSAILAGARSGYSTGVIGVQINAGSVLTAGNGTLVEVINGNTLNLSIDDSDLNGNLIADQTSNLNAVLSNNAALHGNIENLNTLVADKSELEGNIAFKQDSVGLVQLKNNAKIQGDINGVNKLEASNSSITGNINPEDTRPADVALRDNSIINGDVRNINTLTLAHSTIIGRVFADSPGFTAAELSDDSLIKGNLSQISSLSLNASRITGDITGSEDNATTVSLANKSAIDGNLTLPAAVTLDNSRITGDITGSEDNATTVSLANKSAIDGNLTLPAAVTLDNSRITGDITGSETHPTTVSLASGSVIDGNLNAIHTLALQDSQLTGNVTADGTAGSSVSLSGKTSLLGNLENYDSISVRDNARWSLIQSANIRSLALNSGSVNLNSQGNNYRTLTVNNLAGEGLFLLRTDIAANKGDQLIINGQTNGSHLLSITNTGDEPDHSLPLTVVRTADGGGDFSLQNGRVDAGVYEYRLQHQGNDWDLLKTEELTPSTETVLSVVNATPAVWTGELNTVRGRLGDLRTTAKHDGGLWAQYMGQETHVSPGGGISYQQKQSGLAIGGDKAFDVREGKLLTGLFTGYSDNDINAHYGNSNIDSYFIGGYTTWMADSGWFVDLMLKGNKFHNNVEATMSNGVVSKGNYNNYGIGFSSEFGKNILLSQGWFVEPSLQLSSLWMSGREFKLDNGLKVSNDSARSQQAALNMALGKNLTLDNGMSLSPYVRVSYQHEFAKANDVSVNDIAFKNDMSGGNGMYEVGLNAQVSDKAYIYTDASYSKGNKVESPWATHIGVRINW; this is translated from the coding sequence GTGCAAATATCAAATTTCAAAAGAAAAACCCTTAAAACTGACAGGTATCGAAAAGACATAATTATAATATTAACCTTTAATATTATTAGCAGTCTTACGATATTACCCGCGCATGCTGTTTTACTTACAGATGGTCAGACGGGAACGGTTAGTGAATACAGCAGTAGAGTGGCATGGGATGTACGGGACTCTACCCTCAATGTCCTCCAGGGCGGGAAAACGCAGGGGATAATGCTGTGGACGGGAATCCTCAACATGGAAGGTGGTGATACCTATAACATGCCCGGTGCAACACTACTCACTCAGGCTATATCGTTACAGAGTAACAGCCAGGCAACCATTAACAACTCCATAATCAATAACGGCCTGGCACAGCGTGGTATTGCCATTGGCGTCGGTTTCAACTCCAAAGCTACCGTCACCTCATCAGTGCTTAATGCTAACGGTCGGGGTTTTTCCACCAGCACATTGAACAGCTTCCTGGTCTTAAATGACTCGGTTGTCACCGGTAAGGACGATGGTTTAACCAACCAGTTTGGCGGTGGGATCGGCGGCACCGTTTTCGATGGAACGGTGCAGGCATCAAACAGTACGATAACCGGTGATAAGCTAGGATTGATGCTTTTGCTGGATGAAGATGAATCTCAGCCGGTGGCGATACTCAATAATACGCATATCATCAGCAATAACGGCAGTGCTATTCTTGCTGGAGCACGGAGCGGTTACAGTACAGGTGTGATAGGGGTACAAATCAATGCTGGCAGCGTCTTAACAGCAGGTAATGGCACACTTGTAGAAGTGATTAATGGAAATACGCTTAATCTTTCCATTGATGACAGTGACCTTAACGGTAACCTCATCGCCGACCAGACTTCGAACCTCAATGCAGTACTGAGTAATAATGCGGCTTTACATGGCAATATCGAAAATCTTAATACGCTGGTTGCCGATAAAAGCGAACTTGAGGGTAATATCGCTTTCAAACAGGATTCGGTGGGTCTGGTACAGTTAAAAAATAATGCGAAAATTCAGGGCGATATAAATGGCGTAAACAAACTCGAAGCCAGTAACAGCAGCATAACGGGTAACATCAATCCAGAAGACACGCGCCCTGCCGACGTCGCCCTGCGCGATAACAGCATAATTAACGGTGATGTCAGAAACATTAATACACTCACGCTGGCTCACAGTACTATCATCGGGCGGGTATTTGCAGATTCACCCGGTTTTACTGCGGCTGAACTTTCTGACGACTCCCTGATTAAGGGAAACCTAAGCCAGATTTCATCTCTGAGCCTTAATGCCAGCCGTATAACAGGCGATATCACTGGCAGCGAGGACAACGCTACTACGGTGTCATTAGCCAATAAATCTGCTATTGATGGCAACCTCACTCTGCCAGCCGCCGTCACGCTTGATAACAGCCGTATAACAGGCGATATCACTGGCAGCGAGGACAACGCTACTACGGTGTCATTAGCCAATAAATCTGCTATTGATGGCAACCTCACTCTGCCAGCCGCCGTCACGCTTGATAACAGCCGAATAACAGGTGATATCACTGGCAGCGAAACCCATCCCACAACCGTATCCCTGGCCAGCGGATCCGTCATTGACGGTAACCTCAATGCTATCCATACCCTGGCGTTACAGGACAGCCAGCTTACGGGTAATGTGACTGCAGATGGTACAGCCGGGTCTTCAGTCAGTCTGAGTGGCAAAACATCGCTGCTGGGAAATCTGGAAAACTATGACAGTATCTCGGTCAGGGATAATGCCAGGTGGTCGCTGATTCAGTCAGCAAACATTCGTAGCTTAGCGCTAAATTCGGGTAGCGTTAACCTCAACAGCCAGGGTAATAATTACCGCACTCTGACGGTAAATAACCTCGCCGGGGAGGGGCTTTTTTTACTTCGTACAGATATTGCGGCCAACAAGGGGGACCAGCTGATTATCAATGGCCAGACGAATGGGTCCCATCTTCTGTCGATAACGAATACGGGAGACGAGCCTGACCATTCGCTGCCGCTGACGGTGGTGAGAACAGCAGATGGAGGAGGAGATTTCAGTCTGCAAAATGGCCGGGTTGATGCCGGTGTCTATGAATACAGACTTCAGCATCAGGGTAATGACTGGGATCTGTTAAAAACAGAAGAATTGACGCCCTCAACTGAAACAGTGTTGAGTGTGGTTAACGCAACGCCTGCCGTATGGACAGGTGAACTTAATACCGTCCGGGGACGACTGGGCGACCTGCGGACAACAGCAAAACATGATGGAGGCCTGTGGGCTCAATACATGGGACAGGAGACCCACGTGAGTCCCGGTGGCGGAATCAGCTACCAACAAAAACAGTCTGGCCTGGCAATAGGGGGAGATAAAGCTTTCGATGTGAGAGAGGGCAAACTCCTGACAGGTCTGTTTACCGGCTACAGCGATAATGATATTAATGCTCATTATGGCAACAGCAATATTGACAGCTATTTTATCGGTGGCTACACCACATGGATGGCAGACTCAGGTTGGTTTGTGGATTTGATGCTGAAAGGCAATAAATTTCATAATAATGTCGAAGCCACAATGAGCAATGGCGTAGTATCAAAAGGTAATTACAATAATTACGGTATAGGGTTTTCAAGTGAGTTTGGAAAAAATATTCTTCTGTCTCAGGGCTGGTTTGTTGAACCCTCCTTACAGCTTTCATCTTTATGGATGTCAGGCAGGGAATTCAAGCTCGATAATGGCCTGAAAGTCAGTAATGACAGCGCCAGATCTCAACAGGCTGCCCTGAACATGGCCCTTGGCAAAAACCTGACGTTAGACAACGGAATGTCATTATCCCCCTATGTGCGCGTCTCTTATCAGCATGAGTTTGCAAAAGCTAATGATGTATCGGTCAATGATATTGCTTTTAAAAATGATATGTCTGGCGGGAATGGAATGTATGAAGTTGGCCTGAATGCACAGGTCTCAGACAAGGCATATATCTACACTGATGCCAGTTACAGCAAAGGTAACAAAGTCGAATCACCGTGGGCGACACATATTGGCGTTCGTATAAACTGGTAA
- the tkt gene encoding transketolase — MSSRRELANAIRALSMDAVQKAKSGHPGAPMGMADIAEVLWRDFMHHNPTNPAWADRDRFILSNGHGSMLLYSLLHLTGYDLPIEELKNFRQLHSKTPGHPELGYTPGVETTTGPLGQGLANAVGLAIAERTLGAQFNRPGHDVVDHHTYVFMGDGCLMEGISHEVCSLAGTLGLGKLIGFYDHNGISIDGETEGWFTDDTAKRFEAYNWHVVHEIDGHDATAVANAIKEAQSVTDKPSLIICKTIIGFGSPNKAGKEEAHGAALGDEEIALTRKQLGWNYPPFEIPQEIYAQWDAKEAGAQAEKAWNEKFAAYKAAHPELAKEYARRMDGGMPENWQQETQKFIEELQANPQKIASRKASQNTLEAWGKILPEFLGGSADLAPSNLTMWSGSKSIKEDHAGNYIHYGVREFGMTAIGNGIAHHGGFVPYTATFLMFVEYARNAVRMAALMKARQIMVYTHDSIGLGEDGPTHQPVEQIASLRVTPNMSVWRPCDQVETAVAWKHAVERHHGPTALILSRQNLAQPERTKEQLENISRGAYVLKDSEGTPDVILIATGSEVEITLGAAEKLTAEGHKVRVVSMPSTDLFDKQDVGYRESVLPSTVSARVAVEAGIADYWYKYVGLNGAIVGMTTFGESAPAPQLFNEFGFTVENIVSHAEALLKPH; from the coding sequence ATGTCTTCACGTAGAGAGCTGGCTAATGCTATTCGTGCGCTGAGCATGGATGCCGTGCAGAAAGCCAAGAGTGGTCATCCGGGTGCCCCAATGGGCATGGCCGATATCGCCGAAGTGCTGTGGCGCGATTTTATGCATCACAATCCGACCAACCCGGCCTGGGCCGATCGTGACCGCTTTATCCTGTCCAATGGCCATGGCTCCATGCTGCTGTACAGTCTGCTGCACCTGACCGGCTATGACCTGCCGATTGAAGAACTGAAGAACTTCCGTCAGCTGCACTCAAAAACGCCGGGTCACCCGGAACTCGGGTACACGCCAGGCGTTGAAACCACCACTGGCCCACTGGGTCAGGGCCTGGCAAATGCCGTTGGTCTGGCGATTGCCGAGCGCACCCTGGGCGCGCAGTTTAACCGTCCGGGCCATGACGTGGTTGATCATCATACCTATGTCTTTATGGGTGACGGCTGTCTGATGGAAGGCATTTCGCACGAAGTGTGTTCGCTGGCTGGCACCCTGGGCCTGGGCAAACTGATTGGTTTCTACGATCACAACGGCATCTCAATTGATGGTGAAACTGAAGGCTGGTTCACCGACGATACCGCTAAGCGTTTTGAAGCCTATAACTGGCACGTCGTTCATGAAATTGACGGTCATGATGCTACCGCCGTCGCCAATGCTATCAAAGAGGCGCAGAGCGTTACTGACAAGCCATCCCTGATTATCTGTAAAACGATTATCGGCTTCGGCTCTCCGAATAAAGCAGGCAAAGAAGAGGCCCACGGCGCAGCGCTAGGCGATGAAGAGATTGCGCTGACCCGCAAGCAGCTTGGCTGGAACTATCCACCGTTTGAAATCCCGCAGGAGATTTACGCTCAGTGGGATGCCAAAGAGGCAGGCGCGCAGGCGGAGAAAGCCTGGAATGAGAAGTTCGCCGCTTATAAAGCCGCGCATCCTGAACTGGCGAAAGAGTATGCCCGCCGTATGGACGGGGGAATGCCGGAAAACTGGCAGCAGGAAACGCAGAAGTTCATCGAAGAATTGCAGGCTAACCCACAGAAAATCGCCAGCCGTAAAGCGTCTCAGAATACGCTGGAAGCCTGGGGTAAAATTCTGCCTGAATTCCTTGGCGGCTCCGCTGACCTGGCACCGAGTAACCTGACGATGTGGTCTGGCTCGAAGTCCATCAAAGAAGACCATGCTGGTAACTACATTCACTACGGTGTGCGTGAATTTGGTATGACCGCTATCGGCAACGGCATCGCGCATCACGGCGGGTTTGTTCCTTATACCGCCACCTTCCTGATGTTTGTAGAATATGCCCGTAACGCCGTGCGTATGGCCGCGCTGATGAAAGCCCGACAGATTATGGTCTACACCCATGACTCTATCGGACTGGGCGAAGATGGCCCAACCCACCAGCCGGTTGAACAGATTGCCAGCCTGCGCGTGACGCCAAATATGAGCGTCTGGCGCCCCTGTGACCAGGTGGAGACGGCGGTAGCGTGGAAACACGCGGTTGAGCGTCATCATGGCCCCACTGCGCTTATCCTGTCACGTCAGAATCTGGCACAGCCAGAGCGTACCAAAGAGCAGCTCGAGAATATCTCACGCGGCGCGTACGTGCTGAAAGATAGCGAGGGTACGCCAGATGTGATCCTGATTGCTACCGGCTCGGAAGTTGAAATTACGCTGGGTGCAGCCGAGAAACTAACGGCGGAAGGCCACAAGGTACGCGTAGTCTCTATGCCTTCAACCGACCTGTTCGATAAGCAGGATGTGGGCTATCGCGAATCCGTATTACCTTCTACGGTAAGCGCTCGCGTGGCCGTAGAGGCCGGAATTGCCGACTACTGGTATAAATATGTCGGTCTGAATGGCGCTATCGTCGGTATGACTACCTTCGGTGAGTCTGCTCCTGCGCCGCAGCTGTTTAATGAATTTGGCTTTACCGTTGAAAACATTGTCAGTCATGCTGAGGCGCTGCTGAAGCCTCACTGA
- a CDS encoding DUF1176 domain-containing protein produces the protein MPYWMILPFVSLFLTALSLHAEPLHKTFSNWQITCNNLNSCVARSFPGDKGLVMTVSRHAGVNDRPLISIDYGNHYSGELNGAPLKDNLLLDGQRLRLDLKHWEVESHHLTTSHAISIDEFLQQVMDAGAIQLLYRPDASISLQGLKAALLLMDDIQGRVNGMSAWVKRGSRSAEDVTPEPEVPVIMPLSHPPLALTRDETTGLIDFGTWRINTDECSLDPQRREVSVAPLSDQKALLLISCEMGAYNVIDLAFEVTRSLPYVAKGVTLTLPFVPPSHTEKQLELVNAEYDASSGALLTYNKGRGLGDCGLATRWQYDGREFVLADYAEESTCDAWHGSADWPSLWTTQPPPTASVEITSQ, from the coding sequence ATGCCTTACTGGATGATATTGCCTTTTGTTTCATTATTTCTGACGGCTTTGTCGCTGCACGCCGAGCCGCTGCATAAAACATTTTCTAACTGGCAGATTACCTGTAATAACCTTAATAGCTGTGTGGCCAGAAGTTTCCCTGGCGATAAAGGTCTGGTTATGACCGTCAGTCGTCACGCTGGCGTCAACGACCGCCCCCTTATTTCAATAGATTATGGTAACCACTACAGCGGTGAGCTTAATGGCGCGCCGCTGAAAGATAATCTGCTGCTTGACGGGCAGCGGCTCCGGCTCGATCTGAAACACTGGGAAGTCGAATCTCATCATCTGACGACGTCACATGCCATCTCAATTGACGAATTTTTACAGCAGGTGATGGATGCGGGCGCTATTCAGCTACTGTACCGGCCCGATGCAAGCATCTCCTTACAGGGGCTTAAGGCCGCTCTGTTGTTGATGGATGATATCCAGGGAAGAGTTAATGGGATGAGCGCATGGGTGAAGCGGGGCAGCCGCTCCGCAGAGGATGTCACTCCCGAACCTGAAGTGCCTGTCATTATGCCTCTCAGCCATCCGCCGCTGGCCCTGACGCGCGATGAGACAACGGGGCTGATTGATTTTGGTACCTGGCGTATCAACACGGACGAATGCTCGCTTGATCCGCAGCGGCGCGAGGTGAGTGTGGCACCGCTAAGCGACCAGAAAGCTCTCCTGCTCATCAGCTGCGAAATGGGTGCTTACAACGTCATTGATTTAGCCTTTGAGGTGACGCGTTCGCTGCCCTATGTGGCGAAAGGGGTGACGCTAACGCTACCCTTTGTTCCCCCGTCACATACCGAAAAGCAGTTAGAGCTGGTCAACGCCGAATATGATGCCAGCAGTGGCGCGCTGTTAACCTATAACAAGGGCAGGGGGCTGGGGGATTGTGGTTTGGCGACGCGCTGGCAATATGATGGCAGGGAGTTTGTGCTGGCTGACTATGCAGAAGAGAGTACCTGCGACGCCTGGCACGGTAGTGCTGACTGGCCGTCGCTGTGGACTACGCAACCGCCACCGACCGCCAGCGTCGAGATTACATCCCAGTAA
- the tal gene encoding transaldolase, producing the protein MNQLDALKQYTTVVADSGDIESIRNYHPEDATTNPSLILKASGLDSYKHLMTDAIDYAKKQGGSKETQIINASDKVAINLGMEILKSVPGRVSTEVDARLSYDRGMCVTKAEKLVRMYEDNGIDRSRILIKLASTWEGIRAAEELEKNGINCNLTLLFSFAQARACAEAGVFLISPFVGRIYDWYNSRKPQDPYVVDEDPGVVSVRKIYEYYKQHRYNTVIMGASFRNVEQILALAGCDRLTISPNLLKELQASDAPVERKLTPSTECFHQPAQLSESEFRWEHNQDPMAVDKLADGIRQFAVDQQNLENVLSARL; encoded by the coding sequence ATGAACCAGCTAGACGCACTGAAACAATACACCACCGTAGTGGCTGACAGTGGCGATATCGAATCGATTCGTAACTACCATCCGGAAGATGCCACCACCAACCCGTCTCTGATCCTGAAAGCCTCCGGCCTCGATTCCTACAAGCACCTGATGACTGACGCCATTGACTACGCTAAAAAGCAGGGCGGCAGCAAAGAAACGCAGATAATCAACGCCAGCGATAAAGTCGCCATTAACCTCGGTATGGAAATTCTCAAGAGCGTTCCTGGACGCGTGTCTACCGAAGTTGACGCACGCCTCTCATATGACCGCGGTATGTGTGTCACTAAAGCAGAGAAGCTGGTGAGAATGTATGAAGACAACGGCATTGATCGTTCACGCATCCTGATTAAGCTGGCTTCCACCTGGGAAGGGATCCGTGCGGCTGAAGAGCTGGAAAAAAACGGTATCAACTGTAATCTGACGCTGCTGTTCTCCTTCGCCCAGGCGCGCGCCTGCGCTGAAGCCGGCGTATTCCTGATTTCTCCCTTCGTTGGCCGTATTTATGACTGGTACAACAGCCGTAAACCTCAGGACCCCTACGTCGTGGACGAAGATCCGGGCGTGGTCTCCGTGCGTAAAATTTACGAGTACTACAAGCAGCATCGTTATAACACGGTCATTATGGGTGCCAGCTTCCGTAACGTGGAGCAGATCCTGGCGCTGGCTGGCTGCGACCGCCTGACCATTTCACCTAACCTGCTTAAAGAACTGCAGGCCAGCGATGCACCGGTTGAACGCAAACTGACGCCGTCGACCGAGTGTTTCCACCAGCCCGCACAGCTTTCTGAATCCGAGTTCCGTTGGGAACATAATCAGGATCCGATGGCGGTGGATAAGCTGGCTGACGGTATCCGTCAGTTTGCTGTCGACCAGCAGAATCTGGAAAACGTGCTGTCCGCCAGACTGTAA